In Micrococcus luteus NCTC 2665, a single window of DNA contains:
- a CDS encoding oxidoreductase, with protein MSPTDAPIRTALIGYGFAGKTFHVPLLRATEGLVLTHVASSRPDAVHADLPDVVVVPDVDAILARHDVDLVVIAAPNDQHTPLARTALRAGRHVVVDKPFTLSLAEARELRDLAVETGRVLRVFQNRRFDSDFLGIAELVRSGRLGDVVHLESRIDRFRPTVRDRWREAAVPGGGIWFDLGPHLVDQALLLFGVPERVDADLAALRPGAPVEDWAHCVLQYPGRRVVLQASMLVAGGSPRFAVHGTRGSAVKELPDQQEAQLHAGLLPGSEGWGVDPDPILLHDGEGNTERVPAPTGAQQRSYTGVRDAILGRPNGDAATPDQAVAVMAVLEAAVASAREGRAVEPALTAAECAAYPGVSPAPTAAERHHRSAEPR; from the coding sequence ATGTCCCCCACCGACGCACCGATCCGCACAGCGCTGATCGGCTACGGGTTCGCCGGGAAGACGTTCCACGTCCCCCTGCTCCGCGCCACGGAGGGTCTCGTGCTCACCCATGTCGCCTCGAGCCGCCCGGACGCGGTGCACGCGGATCTGCCGGACGTCGTCGTGGTGCCCGACGTGGACGCGATCCTGGCGCGCCACGACGTGGACCTCGTGGTGATCGCCGCCCCGAACGACCAGCACACGCCGCTCGCGCGCACGGCCCTGAGGGCGGGTAGGCACGTGGTGGTGGACAAGCCCTTCACGCTGAGTCTCGCCGAGGCGCGGGAGCTTCGCGACCTCGCGGTCGAGACCGGGCGGGTGCTGCGGGTGTTCCAGAACCGCCGCTTCGACAGCGACTTCCTGGGCATCGCCGAGCTGGTCCGCTCCGGCCGGCTCGGGGACGTCGTCCACCTCGAGTCCCGGATCGACCGCTTCCGCCCGACCGTCCGGGACCGCTGGCGGGAAGCCGCGGTGCCCGGGGGCGGCATCTGGTTCGACCTCGGACCGCACCTGGTCGACCAGGCGCTCCTGCTCTTCGGTGTCCCCGAACGCGTGGACGCCGACCTCGCGGCCCTGCGTCCGGGCGCCCCGGTCGAGGACTGGGCGCACTGCGTGCTGCAGTACCCGGGCCGGCGCGTGGTCCTGCAGGCGTCGATGCTCGTGGCCGGCGGCAGCCCGCGCTTCGCGGTCCACGGCACGCGCGGCTCCGCGGTGAAGGAACTGCCGGATCAGCAGGAGGCGCAGCTGCACGCGGGTCTGCTCCCCGGCTCCGAGGGCTGGGGTGTCGACCCCGACCCGATCCTCCTGCACGACGGGGAGGGGAACACCGAGCGCGTCCCCGCGCCCACCGGAGCCCAGCAGCGGTCCTACACGGGTGTGCGCGACGCGATCCTGGGCCGCCCGAACGGTGACGCCGCCACCCCCGACCAGGCCGTCGCCGTGATGGCGGTGCTCGAGGCCGCCGTCGCCTCGGCGCGGGAGGGCCGTGCGGTGGAACCCGCACTCACGGCGGCGGAGTGCGCCGCGTACCCCGGCGTGTCCCCCGCACCGACCGCGGCGGAGCGACATCACCGCAGTGCAGAACCGCGGTGA